From the Euphorbia lathyris chromosome 6, ddEupLath1.1, whole genome shotgun sequence genome, one window contains:
- the LOC136232993 gene encoding probable LRR receptor-like serine/threonine-protein kinase At1g07650 isoform X1, which yields MAKFPHSFTANFGRFVVLLLLIIQTEAQSGSLPHDEVQALREIAEQVGNKDWNFNVDPCNDPTWQTSKSLDQSWYNNSISCNCTALNGVCHVVSISIKGQGVAGVLPPSIVKLPHLKILDLYANYLSGNIPPQWASTRLETLSIAVNRLTGEIPSYLGNITSLVSLNIENNLFSGTVPPELGKLVNLEYLFLSSNNLSGEVPMALSNMAKLRTLRISSNNFSGKIPSFIQSWKHLTILEIQGSGLEGPIPSSISALNNLTDLRISNLQGEGSKFPDLNTTNMKYLMLRNCNISGPLPAYVTADTHLKILDVSFNRMSGNLPTNFETLTSLEIMYLTGNSFTGPIPNWIKQLNTRTTIDLSYNNFTPSSLPAACRETLNLFRSSSGGQNKTATECLNDFPCSKVQYSVHINCGGRSTTIGSITYQGDDVAGGAAKYVPTKAQWEVSTSGHYWDDSTSSDDYIAKNVSMLRMENSDLYTRARISPLSFTYYIRCLANGTYNVKLHFVEIVIRNDTSYQSLGRRLFDVYIQHKRVLKDFEIKKEAQGVDKVLVKEFTAIVNDGTLDIHFRWAGKGTTHAPIKATYGPLVSAIDLKSEFNPPRESKHNTIVVVLVVVLALLLVLMIVVSLWWKGYLGGRKSKDPELVGLDLQTGMFTFRQIKAATHNFDPANKIGEGGFGPVFKGKLSDGTTVAVKQLSSKSKQGNREFVNEIGMISALQHPNLVRLYGCCVEGRQLLLVYEYMENNSVAHVLFGEKEGQLHLEWPTRHRICIGIAKGLAFLHEESVIKIVHRDIKSTNVLLDKDLSPKISDFGLAKLEEEDNTHISTKVAGTVGYMAPEYALYGHLTFKADVYSFGIVLLEIVAGKNNMKHRPDQNFICLLDWALVLEQKGYLLELVDPRLESKFNKEEVKRVIEVAMLCTHPSPALRPTMSRVVSMLEGTADVHELVIDPSWGDESRFNAIRQRFHQLMYHDDSSASCSLVPSSDTLWNSSTSGI from the exons ATGGCGAAATTTCCTCATTCTTTCACTGCCAATTTTGGCCGCTTTGTCGTGCTCCTGTTGCTAATAATTCAGACTGAAGCACAATCTGGGTCTCTTCCTCATGATGAAG TGCAAGCACTGCGTGAAATTGCAGAACAAGTAGGAAACAAGGACTGGAATTTCAATGTAGATCCCTGCAATGATCCAACTTGGCAGACATCAAAATCTTTAGACCAGTCATGGTATAACAATAGTATCTCCTGCAATTGCACTGCCCTAAATGGTGTATGCCATGTTGTTAGCAT ATCCATCAAAGGGCAAGGTGTTGCTGGTGTACTTCCACCATCAATTGTGAAGCTACCTCACCTTAAGATACT TGACCTCTATGCTAACTACCTAAGTGGCAATATACCTCCTCAATGGGCTTCTACACGGCTGGAAACACT TTCAATTGCAGTGAACCGCTTAACCGGAGAGATTCCAAGTTATTTAGGGAACATCACCTCACTTGTATCCTT GAACATTGAGAACAATCTTTTTTCTGGAACTGTTCCTCCTGAGCTTGGAAAATTGGTTAACTTAGAGTATCT ttttcttagttccaacaATCTCAGTGGAGAGGTACCTATGGCTCTCTCCAATATGGCTAAATTAAGAACACT TAGGATTAGCAGTAACAACTTCAGTGGGAAAATACCCAGTTTTATTCAGAGCTGGAAGCATCTTACAATCCT TGAGATCCAAGGTAGTGGTCTTGAAGGGCCGATCCCCTCAAGCATTTCTGCATTGAATAATTTAACTGATTT GAGGATTAGCAACCTACAAGGGGAAGGTTCTAAGTTTCCGGACTTAAATACAACGAACATGAAGTATTT AATGTTAAGGAACTGCAATATATCAGGTCCTCTTCCAGCCTATGTAACAGCAGATACACATCTCAAAATCCT AGATGTTAGTTTCAACAGAATGTCTGGAAATCTTCCAACAAATTTTGAAACTTTGACAAGCTTAGAGATCAT GTATTTGACAGGCAACTCATTTACTGgacccatcccaaattggatcaaGCAGCTAAATACTCGCAC TACAATAGATCTTTCATACAATAATTTCACTCCAAGTTCTTTGCCTGCTGCTTGTCGAGAGACACT GAACTTGTTCAGAAGCTCTTCTGGAGGGCAAAACAA AACGGCTACGGAGTGCCTGAATGACTTTCCTTGTTCAAAAG TTCAATACTCTGTGCATATAAATTGCGGTGGACGAAGTACCACCATTGGAAGCATTACCTACCAAGGAGATGACGTGGCAGGAGGTGCCGCAAAGTATGTTCCTACAAAAGCACAGTGGGAAGTAAGCACTAGTGGACATTATTGGGATGATTCTACTTCATCAGATGACTACATAGCCAAAAATGTATCCATGCTCAGAATGGAAAACTCTGATTTGTACACCAGAGCACGCATTTCTCCTCTCTCCTTCACATATTATATACGTTGCCTAGCGAATGGGACATACAATGTGAAGCTTCACTTTGTTGAGATAGTCATCAGGAACGATACATCCTACCAGAGTCTAGGAAGACGGCTATTTGATGTTTATATTCAG CATAAACGTGTGCTCAAGGACTTTGAGATAAAAAAGGAAGCCCAAGGAGTAGATAAAGTGCTTGTAAAGGAATTTACGGCGATTGTAAATGACGGGACTTTAGATATCCACTTCCGCTGGGCTGGAAAGGGGACAACACATGCCCCAATAAAAGCAACATATGGTCCTCTAGTATCTGCCATTGATTTGAAATCTG AATTTAATCCTCCTAGAGAGAGCAAACACAACACAATTGTTGTGGTTCTTGTTGTAGTTTTGGCATTGTTATTGGTCCTCATGATTGTGGTCAGTCTTTGGTGGAAAGGATATTTGGGAGGCAGGAAATCAAAGGATCCAG AGTTAGTAGGGTTAGATCTACAAACTGGTATGTTCACCTTCAGACAAATTAAAGCAGCAACTCACAACTTTGATCCTGCCAACAAGATTGGAGAAGGCGGTTTTGGACCTGTCTTCAAA GGTAAATTATCAGATGGAACTACAGTTGCAGTTAAGCAGCTTTCTTCCAAATCAAAGCAAGGAAATCGGGAATTTGTTAATGAGATAGGCATGATTTCTGCTTTGCAACACCCGAATCTCGTTAGGTTGTATGGATGCTGTGTGGAAGGAAGACAACTATTGCTGGTATATGAGTACATGGAAAACAATAGCGTCGCACATGTTCTGTTTG GTGAAAAGGAAGGGCAATTGCATTTGGAGTGGCCCACAAGGCATAGGATTTGTATTGGCATTGCAAAAGGCTTGGCTTTCCTGCACGAGGAATCCGTCATAAAAATTGTTCATAGAGACATCAAAAGTACTAATGTGCTCCTTGACAAGGACTTGAGTCCTAAAATATCTGATTTCGGTTTGGCTAAACTTGAGGAAGAAGATAACACCCACATCAGCACCAAAGTTGCTGGAACTGT AGGATATATGGCACCTGAGTATGCATTATACGGTCATTTGACCTTCAAGGCAGACGTTTACAGTTTTGGGATTGTGTTATTAGAAATTGTTGCTGGGAAAAACAACATGAAACATCGTCCGGACCAGAATTTCATATGCCTTCTAGATTGG GCACTTGTTCTGGAGCAAAAGGGGTACCTACTGGAGCTGGTTGATCCAAGATTGGAGTCCAAATTCAACAAGGAAGAGGTAAAAAGAGTGATCGAAGTAGCAATGTTGTGCACACATCCATCGCCAGCACTTAGGCCTACAATGTCAAGAGTGGTGAGTATGCTTGAAGGAACAGCTGATGTTCATGAGTTGGTAATAGATCCGAGTTGGGGAGATGAGTCGAGATTCAACGCCATACGACAACGTTTCCATCAACTTATGTACCATGATGACTCCAGTGCAAGTTGCTCTCTTGTTCCTTCATCAGATACATTATGGAATAGTTCAACATCTGGTATTTGA
- the LOC136232993 gene encoding probable leucine-rich repeat receptor-like serine/threonine-protein kinase At3g14840 isoform X2: MAKFPHSFTANFGRFVVLLLLIIQTEAQSGSLPHDEVQALREIAEQVGNKDWNFNVDPCNDPTWQTSKSLDQSWYNNSISCNCTALNGVCHVVSISIKGQGVAGVLPPSIVKLPHLKILDLYANYLSGNIPPQWASTRLETLSIAVNRLTGEIPSYLGNITSLVSLNIENNLFSGTVPPELGKLVNLEYLFLSSNNLSGEVPMALSNMAKLRTLRISSNNFSGKIPSFIQSWKHLTILEIQGSGLEGPIPSSISALNNLTDLRISNLQGEGSKFPDLNTTNMKYLMLRNCNISGPLPAYVTADTHLKILDVSFNRMSGNLPTNFETLTSLEIMYLTGNSFTGPIPNWIKQLNTRTTIDLSYNNFTPSSLPAACRETLNLFRSSSGGQNKTATECLNDFPCSKVQYSVHINCGGRSTTIGSITYQGDDVAGGAAKYVPTKAQWEVSTSGHYWDDSTSSDDYIAKNVSMLRMENSDLYTRARISPLSFTYYIRCLANGTYNVKLHFVEIVIRNDTSYQSLGRRLFDVYIQHKRVLKDFEIKKEAQGVDKVLVKEFTAIVNDGTLDIHFRWAGKGTTHAPIKATYGPLVSAIDLKSEFNPPRESKHNTIVVVLVVVLALLLVLMIVVSLWWKGYLGGRKSKDPELVGLDLQTGMFTFRQIKAATHNFDPANKIGEGGFGPVFKGKLSDGTTVAVKQLSSKSKQGNREFVNEIGMISALQHPNLVRLYGCCVEGRQLLLVYEYMENNSVAHVLFGEKEGQLHLEWPTRHRICIGIAKGLAFLHEESVIKIVHRDIKSTNVLLDKDLSPKISDFGLAKLEEEDNTHISTKVAGTRIYGT; this comes from the exons ATGGCGAAATTTCCTCATTCTTTCACTGCCAATTTTGGCCGCTTTGTCGTGCTCCTGTTGCTAATAATTCAGACTGAAGCACAATCTGGGTCTCTTCCTCATGATGAAG TGCAAGCACTGCGTGAAATTGCAGAACAAGTAGGAAACAAGGACTGGAATTTCAATGTAGATCCCTGCAATGATCCAACTTGGCAGACATCAAAATCTTTAGACCAGTCATGGTATAACAATAGTATCTCCTGCAATTGCACTGCCCTAAATGGTGTATGCCATGTTGTTAGCAT ATCCATCAAAGGGCAAGGTGTTGCTGGTGTACTTCCACCATCAATTGTGAAGCTACCTCACCTTAAGATACT TGACCTCTATGCTAACTACCTAAGTGGCAATATACCTCCTCAATGGGCTTCTACACGGCTGGAAACACT TTCAATTGCAGTGAACCGCTTAACCGGAGAGATTCCAAGTTATTTAGGGAACATCACCTCACTTGTATCCTT GAACATTGAGAACAATCTTTTTTCTGGAACTGTTCCTCCTGAGCTTGGAAAATTGGTTAACTTAGAGTATCT ttttcttagttccaacaATCTCAGTGGAGAGGTACCTATGGCTCTCTCCAATATGGCTAAATTAAGAACACT TAGGATTAGCAGTAACAACTTCAGTGGGAAAATACCCAGTTTTATTCAGAGCTGGAAGCATCTTACAATCCT TGAGATCCAAGGTAGTGGTCTTGAAGGGCCGATCCCCTCAAGCATTTCTGCATTGAATAATTTAACTGATTT GAGGATTAGCAACCTACAAGGGGAAGGTTCTAAGTTTCCGGACTTAAATACAACGAACATGAAGTATTT AATGTTAAGGAACTGCAATATATCAGGTCCTCTTCCAGCCTATGTAACAGCAGATACACATCTCAAAATCCT AGATGTTAGTTTCAACAGAATGTCTGGAAATCTTCCAACAAATTTTGAAACTTTGACAAGCTTAGAGATCAT GTATTTGACAGGCAACTCATTTACTGgacccatcccaaattggatcaaGCAGCTAAATACTCGCAC TACAATAGATCTTTCATACAATAATTTCACTCCAAGTTCTTTGCCTGCTGCTTGTCGAGAGACACT GAACTTGTTCAGAAGCTCTTCTGGAGGGCAAAACAA AACGGCTACGGAGTGCCTGAATGACTTTCCTTGTTCAAAAG TTCAATACTCTGTGCATATAAATTGCGGTGGACGAAGTACCACCATTGGAAGCATTACCTACCAAGGAGATGACGTGGCAGGAGGTGCCGCAAAGTATGTTCCTACAAAAGCACAGTGGGAAGTAAGCACTAGTGGACATTATTGGGATGATTCTACTTCATCAGATGACTACATAGCCAAAAATGTATCCATGCTCAGAATGGAAAACTCTGATTTGTACACCAGAGCACGCATTTCTCCTCTCTCCTTCACATATTATATACGTTGCCTAGCGAATGGGACATACAATGTGAAGCTTCACTTTGTTGAGATAGTCATCAGGAACGATACATCCTACCAGAGTCTAGGAAGACGGCTATTTGATGTTTATATTCAG CATAAACGTGTGCTCAAGGACTTTGAGATAAAAAAGGAAGCCCAAGGAGTAGATAAAGTGCTTGTAAAGGAATTTACGGCGATTGTAAATGACGGGACTTTAGATATCCACTTCCGCTGGGCTGGAAAGGGGACAACACATGCCCCAATAAAAGCAACATATGGTCCTCTAGTATCTGCCATTGATTTGAAATCTG AATTTAATCCTCCTAGAGAGAGCAAACACAACACAATTGTTGTGGTTCTTGTTGTAGTTTTGGCATTGTTATTGGTCCTCATGATTGTGGTCAGTCTTTGGTGGAAAGGATATTTGGGAGGCAGGAAATCAAAGGATCCAG AGTTAGTAGGGTTAGATCTACAAACTGGTATGTTCACCTTCAGACAAATTAAAGCAGCAACTCACAACTTTGATCCTGCCAACAAGATTGGAGAAGGCGGTTTTGGACCTGTCTTCAAA GGTAAATTATCAGATGGAACTACAGTTGCAGTTAAGCAGCTTTCTTCCAAATCAAAGCAAGGAAATCGGGAATTTGTTAATGAGATAGGCATGATTTCTGCTTTGCAACACCCGAATCTCGTTAGGTTGTATGGATGCTGTGTGGAAGGAAGACAACTATTGCTGGTATATGAGTACATGGAAAACAATAGCGTCGCACATGTTCTGTTTG GTGAAAAGGAAGGGCAATTGCATTTGGAGTGGCCCACAAGGCATAGGATTTGTATTGGCATTGCAAAAGGCTTGGCTTTCCTGCACGAGGAATCCGTCATAAAAATTGTTCATAGAGACATCAAAAGTACTAATGTGCTCCTTGACAAGGACTTGAGTCCTAAAATATCTGATTTCGGTTTGGCTAAACTTGAGGAAGAAGATAACACCCACATCAGCACCAAAGTTGCTGGAACT AGGATATATGGCACCTGA